The Desulfatitalea tepidiphila genome window below encodes:
- a CDS encoding APC family permease: MKKPLNGDGLRREIGLFSATILVIANMVGTGIFTTSGFILAEVGSAGALLLCWLFGGIFALCGALCYGELGARFPRAGGEYVFLTESFGRPVGFLSGWISLFVGFSAPIAAAAIAFATYSFQALSIPVGDPVVIAIGEWRIVTLSWLNAIAIVVVILFSLVHYHSLHVGSNIQNGLTIFKIALIVVFILAGVLFGKGSATNFMAASTTSLSAEKFAVALIFVSFAYSGWNAAAYLGAEIVRPQRNIPLALALGTATVIVVYLLLNGVYLYALPPGQMQGVLEVGARSATALFGANISQLFSGAVALGILSVLSAMIMTGPRIYYAMSRDGLFFSIFGRLNMARRTPAAAIFLQTALAVVMVLTASFETLLIYIGFTLALCAMLTVMGLMRIRRRNEAAALAYRTFGYPVTPLIFILGNAWIIFFSLKSRPVAGLAGLATIAAGLAVYHFFQRSNPAKPERNT, encoded by the coding sequence ATGAAAAAACCACTCAACGGCGATGGCCTGCGCCGCGAAATCGGGCTGTTTTCGGCCACGATCCTGGTGATCGCCAACATGGTGGGCACCGGCATCTTCACCACCTCCGGATTTATCCTGGCGGAAGTGGGGTCTGCCGGTGCCCTGCTGTTGTGCTGGCTGTTCGGGGGTATCTTCGCCCTATGCGGCGCGCTGTGCTACGGCGAACTGGGTGCCCGCTTTCCCAGGGCCGGGGGCGAGTATGTCTTCCTGACGGAGAGTTTCGGCCGGCCGGTGGGATTTCTGTCCGGCTGGATCTCCCTGTTCGTCGGCTTTTCAGCGCCCATCGCGGCCGCGGCCATTGCCTTTGCCACTTACAGCTTCCAGGCGTTGTCCATCCCCGTGGGCGATCCGGTGGTCATTGCCATCGGAGAGTGGCGGATCGTTACGCTCTCCTGGTTGAACGCGATTGCCATCGTGGTGGTGATCCTCTTCTCCCTGGTTCATTACCACAGCCTTCACGTGGGCAGTAATATCCAGAACGGCCTGACCATTTTCAAAATCGCCCTGATCGTTGTTTTCATCTTGGCCGGCGTGCTGTTCGGCAAGGGGTCGGCGACCAACTTCATGGCCGCTTCCACGACATCGCTGTCGGCCGAAAAGTTTGCCGTGGCACTGATCTTCGTCTCGTTCGCCTACAGCGGATGGAACGCGGCCGCCTACCTGGGGGCCGAGATCGTCCGGCCCCAGCGCAACATCCCCCTGGCCCTGGCTTTAGGGACCGCCACGGTCATCGTTGTCTACCTGCTGCTCAATGGCGTTTATCTCTATGCCCTGCCGCCCGGCCAGATGCAGGGCGTGCTCGAGGTCGGCGCCCGTTCGGCGACGGCCCTGTTCGGCGCCAACATCAGCCAGCTGTTCAGCGGCGCCGTGGCCCTGGGCATTCTCTCCGTGCTCAGCGCCATGATCATGACCGGCCCGCGGATTTACTATGCCATGTCACGGGACGGACTCTTTTTCAGCATATTCGGACGGCTCAACATGGCGCGCAGGACCCCGGCCGCGGCGATCTTCCTGCAAACGGCGCTGGCCGTCGTCATGGTGCTCACGGCCTCCTTCGAAACCTTGCTGATCTATATCGGCTTTACCCTGGCGCTGTGTGCCATGTTGACGGTCATGGGATTGATGCGCATCCGCCGGCGCAATGAGGCGGCGGCACTCGCCTACAGGACTTTCGGATATCCCGTGACACCCTTGATCTTCATCCTGGGAAACGCCTGGATCATCTTCTTCTCCCTGAAGAGCCGGCCGGTGGCCGGCCTGGCCGGCCTGGCCACCATCGCGGCCGGGCTGGCCGTCTATCATTTTTTCCAGCGCTCAAACCCGGCGAAACCGGAAAGGAATACCTGA
- a CDS encoding DUF4198 domain-containing protein, whose amino-acid sequence MKRLLSGFLATTLLLLLCAAAQAHMLWLNPMDYYPAVGSTVDIGIGWGHTYPAERTDQEVKADRVETIAAIDPDGRKVPLVQAAVDRYQLKIEKAGAYVVTARIKPGFFTMTPEGRKWGDKKAIANAVKCTNFHIEAKAVLIAGGDARNLDAGSDQALTLVPVTDPSAVKAGGTFAATVLYNNQPLADAPVKAAYAGFEPKKDEGQKTSNKGHSHSGGHYPVETRTDGQGRVEISVDRPGYWLLILSHKPDYPEKEVCDEYMYNVTYTLEVR is encoded by the coding sequence ATGAAAAGATTACTCTCTGGATTCTTGGCGACGACACTTCTACTGCTGCTTTGCGCCGCTGCCCAGGCGCACATGCTCTGGCTCAACCCCATGGATTACTATCCGGCGGTGGGATCCACGGTGGACATCGGCATCGGGTGGGGCCACACGTATCCGGCCGAACGCACCGACCAGGAAGTCAAGGCGGACCGGGTGGAAACCATCGCGGCCATCGATCCCGACGGCCGCAAGGTGCCGCTGGTCCAGGCGGCGGTTGACCGCTATCAATTGAAGATCGAGAAAGCGGGCGCCTATGTGGTGACGGCGCGGATCAAGCCCGGCTTTTTCACCATGACGCCCGAAGGTCGTAAATGGGGGGACAAGAAAGCGATCGCCAATGCGGTCAAGTGCACCAACTTTCACATCGAGGCCAAGGCGGTCCTGATCGCCGGCGGTGACGCCAGAAACCTCGACGCCGGTTCGGATCAGGCCCTGACGCTGGTTCCCGTGACCGATCCCAGTGCCGTCAAGGCCGGCGGGACATTTGCAGCGACGGTTCTATATAACAACCAACCCCTGGCCGATGCCCCGGTGAAAGCGGCCTATGCCGGGTTTGAACCCAAGAAGGACGAGGGCCAAAAGACCTCGAACAAGGGGCACAGCCACTCGGGCGGGCACTACCCTGTGGAAACCCGGACCGATGGCCAGGGCCGGGTGGAGATCAGCGTGGACCGGCCCGGCTACTGGCTGTTGATCCTCTCCCACAAGCCCGACTACCCAGAAAAAGAAGTTTGCGACGAGTATATGTACAACGTGACCTATACCCTGGAAGTGCGGTAG